Below is a genomic region from Prunus dulcis unplaced genomic scaffold, ALMONDv2, whole genome shotgun sequence.
TCACATACACTACTAGgattgattttttaatttttttttttttggtaaagcCAATTTCTTTCATTAAGTAGTTTTAATTGCATTGAATTTATTCTCTATAATTTACAAACTGTTTCAATCCCAGGGCAGCCATTTGTaaattttggttaatttcTTCACACAACACATGGATTTGACTTTACGCAACGGTATAGAAACAAAATTTCCTGACATGGGAAGAACACCTTCGGAAGGAGCTTCCCAGAAATATTTCTTTAGTCCCTCTTCCAAATCACAGAGCTGATAAATTgattttccaatttcaacGGTTGGTGAATTCTCATGTGAATGAAATAGGGAGAAAAGAACTGTGATTTTGGGGAAAGGGCTAAAGCTTGGGTTTTTACAATCCAAATTTTGATGGAAGAGGGTGGTgctgaagagaaagaaatgtgATTTCAATGGTTGTTAAAAGAGAGTTTgttgaataatatttttgggcAAGCAGTTTATATTATACTGAAATGTGTGTTGTATAAGATACCCAGTTGCAGAAAATGCCCAAAAGGAAGACTGACAAAGCTTATGTGTTGGACAAGAGCAAACATCTTGCAAGGCTTAACATTGCTGAGGCTGGAAAAGTTGTATTGAAAaggttctttttcttcttctaatgaaaGTATGATATCTTTAGTGTTATACAGTTtgtaagaagaagaaaacaattgGGTTTTTACTGATGTGTCTTGTATACTGGACTGGAAGACACTCTCTGTTTAACAGTGGCTGATCACCTGCCTTCAGTTTCTTGTACCTCAGTTTGTCTGACAGTTTCTGAGAAATTATTTGTTTCTGCACCTTTTCATACGTATGTTCTTCCTTGAGATTGTCCTGTCAGTGCATTATGTTCTTCAATCAAGATAGagtttaatgattttttttcaagtacAATTATTATGTGATAGTATCATCGtagttcatattttgaaatctTGATCGTTATTAATCCAGGGGTGaggggaaaatggagaagcaaTTTCGTATGAACTGTGTGGGTTgtggactctttgttttctatCGCTCAGAAGAAGATTTGGAAGGTGCTTCTTTCATATATGTTGTTGATGGTGCTCTAAGCACGGTTGCTGCTGAAACCAACCCACAGGTATAAGATAGTTTATAAAGGCTTTGTGTCATCATCTGTTGACTTGATTGTGAAAAAAACTGTCTCGCGTTCTCATATTTAGTTTGCATTCAGAAATTGGGTTCCTTCTTATAAATTAAGGGAAATAGGAGCTTATTTCTCATTGTATCCATCTGTTGGGTTGTAAACATTTTGGAAAACTATTAAGAAAGTTTGTCTATGCTTGAGCATGGCAGTTCAGACTACTGTCTACTACAGTGTGATCCAAATTTCCTAATTGGGTAGTCTGATATGTGATGTAGGATGCTCCTGTGCCACCCTGCATTTCAAACCTAGATGGGGGACTCGTTCAAGTGGCTATAGAAGTGGAAGACCGTGCACAACGGTCAGCAATCACAAGTAACAGAAATTTTTAATGTATTTCTGTCATATTTTTAGCATGCAACTCGTTAGTTCGAATGGAAATCATAAGTCAATTAGTGCATatacttcttttgatttttttggatttcGCGTGTGCTGAGCACTAGTCCTTGCTGACTTTTAAGTttgatatctatatatatatctctacGAGGGCTGCGTTCgcttcaccaaaaaaaagtcttttttttaccAGAAATTTAAATGActgattatattttaaattattggTTCCTTGACATAAATTTCATGTTCCCACTTTTTTCTCTTATGACAGGAGTGAATGCTGATGATGTTAGAGTTACTGTGGCTGCACCTGCAGCTCGGGGAGAAGCAAACAATGAACTCTTGGAGTTCATGGGCAAAGTATGATTCTGTTTCAACTTAGGCTGTTTAACCTAAGAAGCCAATCTTTTTGAACGTGTAAATCTAATACTTTCTTTTTACACAGGTGTTGGGTCTGAGACTAAGCCAGATGACTCTTCAGAGAGGGTGGAATAATAAATCGAAACTCCTTGTGGTGAGTTAAACAAgttttactctctctctctctcatgggTGTGGGTGTTGGTGGCAGCTTGGGTGTATCATATTCTGTTTCAAATGTGCCTATGTTAAGGAGAACATTATCATTTTCGTTATAAGAAAATTCAGAGCATTGTATACAATAATTTTGCTGCCATGTACTATTCCCCAATTTACTGTATTGTTGCACAAACATTTCTACTTTGGTAACATAGATAAAAACAAGACATGATATTTCTTCCTTATCTAATTTATTCGACTGCTTATAAAATAAGAGCAACTACAATTCATTTGGGGAACCTCACTTGGGCGGCATCCTGATAGAAGCTATGTATGCAATCGACCCCTGAATTGTGTATGAGTTATGATAGAAACTGCTTAAGCTGATCTTGCTTGGCCTTCTTCATTATCATTTGGTGATTATTGCAGGTGGAGGATTTGTCTGCTAGGCAAGTATATGAGAAACTTCTAGAGGCTGTTCAACCTTGAGGTTGTACAATTTACATGTCAATTGTAATGAAAGATAAGATCCATTCAACTTGTACATTTACCCTGGACATCCTGGACTTCAAATTATTCTTCTGTCAACTAATGCATTGTTGCAATGTCAAAAATTCAATTGTACAACTTGAGTCTATTTGATGATAATTCCAGTTAATTATGTCTGTAGTCTTGCCTTTGCTATTAATCAAGAATTGGTCATTTGGAGTAGTTACTAGTTATGCGCATGTGAACTTTGTGAACGAGAATAGGAGTCGGggagaaattaagaaattttGCCCTCCAATTGTATctcaatttcttgaaaataaaaccACTTATGCTAGGATCCAGAGTTAGATTTTTGAGAAATCATTTTTAAGAACACATTATGCTTTTCGCAATGGCATACTAAACATGGAGTGGCATGTAAGAAGTCTATGATCAAATTTCGTTATCTTGTACTGAGTAACACCAATACTTATATAGTTGGCCTTTATTCTTAGCACAAGTTTGTTTTGCATAACCCACATGCAAGTTTACATAGAACTATGTTGAAGAAGCAAATGGGTTGAAGTGATCAACAGGTAAAAGTATAAGTGGGTGAGCCATGGGCAAAGACATGCCTGCGCCAACTTGCATATTAACCTTACCCTCATTTCCATCTCCAACTTTCCAATCAAAGCATTGAACCATGGCAGCAATTGAAGTATTCAACAAGATGGTTGCCAAATTCGAGCCAGGACACCTGCCACAAAAACTGCAACAGGAAGAATTAAAGAACATGATCACAATGGGATAACAGATCTCCTCGCATGAGTCTGGCTGGATGAGATCATGGGTTTGTTTTTACTTAATTTTGGAGATTTTGTAATGTGGTTtggaacaaagaaaaagagaaagtgaTGTTAGATTTAGAATTTACTACAAAATGTTTTATTAGGTATATCAGTCGTGTggggcatacatatatatcaaattcagatattatccttGGACCATTGATTATTTTGAGAACCATAAAGATCAAtgagcaaacaaaacaaacgtCCAAGCACCAACATAACAAAACTGAGAATATGAATTATGATAAACTGATGTCTTATCAAACCTACAAAGGACTGGCATATTATTCATCAATCATGCCCCAAGAAACAAGATATGAGCAGTCTGAATAGGAATGGAGTGCGCTGCCCCATTGGCATTGCAAGCTCGAGGGCCTTTCAGCATAATGTCTGCAAGCGTTCTTTGCACTCTTACGAACCCCGACAGACAGTAGGaggaaaattttattaatgaagCAAAACTACTAGAAAGGGGCATAAACCAATTCTGATTACATTCATCGTCTAAGAAGGCGTACTTTAATTATACCAACATACATATATTCCTCATTCAAAAGGACTCATCAAAATGTACCATCATTAATATCAGCATGAACCATGAAAACTCCCAGATAATAGACTGAATATTCAAAAACACATTctaataaccaaaataaaagctTAAGGCAAAAGAAATGCAGACTAATAATCAAAGAAGTTGCAAGCATGTAGCGCTATTTGATGCAATTTTACATCAAACTTGGCTTGCAGTAAGCGAAAAGTAGATTCAGCAACTCTGATTTTTCTCCACTTGTTCTCCAAGCTCTCTAATTTGTCTCGACCAAACCACCTCAAATCTAAACCACGACTTGTTAAATACTTATCAAAAGCTTCCATAACTAGATTATCGTCAAACAATACTTCCTTCTCCAGCAaaacatcatcatcaacaacaCCCGTTGCCTTTTTCTCAGCATCATCAACAACATCCGTTACCTTTTTCTGAGCATCATCAACAACATCCGTTGCCTTTTTCTGAGCATCAGCGCCCTTTTCAACTATACCACCATTAATATcagcattattattattattagtggTAGACCTAATACTCCCCCATGCTTGTTTTGATAGGTCAAACAATTTCTGCTCATGAGGCTTTGAGAAGACAGGATCCTCCCCATTTGGCCCGCGGTTCGCTTCGTTGTTACgatatttcttcttcaatcgACACACTTTATCTGCTATTTGACCTGTTGACACGTCCGCTTCGATGTACTTGTTGATCCAATTGTAGAACTTTTTTCCATCAAATGTCGAGAACTTTTTTAGAAATGAGATTATACCTTTCACCAGAACAAGCTCATCCCTTTCGCTCCATACTCTCGCATTACCAGCAGTAGACGAAGACGACCtcgacttcttcttcttcttcttcatcatctcctTGTCCTTCTCCACAGCATCATCACCACCAGTTTGCagatttgtttcattttctgccttcttcctcttcttgttgGAGGCATCACCACCCCTTTCCTCTGGCTTCTCCGGGGGCCGTTTCTCATTTGCAACGGCGGTAGACGAAGGCGATGTGTTTTTGGATTTTGCCTCAACATTGgtattggttttggttttggtctTGGTCATGGTCTTTTTGGCAGAGTCGGCCTCTGAATCAGGCTCCGATTCGCATCTGTATTCGGTGTCGGATCCAACCAAGGTAGGCGACTCTTGTGAATCAGGTGCAAGTTGTTCATCCTCCAGTTCATCATCGTATGAATCAGATTGGTGGTCTTCATCAAAAGACGAAGAGGAAGAGTATGACTCATAGGATGATGAGGATAACTGACTGAAAGCCATGGACACAAACACTAGTGTTTGCTTACAGCTTCAC
It encodes:
- the LOC117613359 gene encoding UPF0235 protein At5g63440 isoform X1, with translation MPKRTTHTYSSEDAAPDGPDSDLFVYYCKHCGSHLLITDTQLQKMPKRKTDKAYVLDKSKHLARLNIAEAGKVVLKRGEGKMEKQFRMNCVGCGLFVFYRSEEDLEGASFIYVVDGALSTVAAETNPQDAPVPPCISNLDGGLVQVAIEVEDRAQRSAITRVNADDVRVTVAAPAARGEANNELLEFMGKVLGLRLSQMTLQRGWNNKSKLLVVEDLSARQVYEKLLEAVQP
- the LOC117613359 gene encoding UPF0235 protein At5g63440 isoform X2 is translated as MPKRKTDKAYVLDKSKHLARLNIAEAGKVVLKRGEGKMEKQFRMNCVGCGLFVFYRSEEDLEGASFIYVVDGALSTVAAETNPQDAPVPPCISNLDGGLVQVAIEVEDRAQRSAITRVNADDVRVTVAAPAARGEANNELLEFMGKVLGLRLSQMTLQRGWNNKSKLLVVEDLSARQVYEKLLEAVQP
- the LOC117613356 gene encoding GLABROUS1 enhancer-binding protein-like 2 — its product is MAFSQLSSSSYESYSSSSSFDEDHQSDSYDDELEDEQLAPDSQESPTLVGSDTEYRCESEPDSEADSAKKTMTKTKTKTNTNVEAKSKNTSPSSTAVANEKRPPEKPEERGGDASNKKRKKAENETNLQTGGDDAVEKDKEMMKKKKKKSRSSSSTAGNARVWSERDELVLVKGIISFLKKFSTFDGKKFYNWINKYIEADVSTGQIADKVCRLKKKYRNNEANRGPNGEDPVFSKPHEQKLFDLSKQAWGSIRSTTNNNNNADINGGIVEKGADAQKKATDVVDDAQKKVTDVVDDAEKKATGVVDDDVLLEKEVLFDDNLVMEAFDKYLTSRGLDLRWFGRDKLESLENKWRKIRVAESTFRLLQAKCPGSNLATILLNTSIAAMVQCFDWKVGDGNEGKVNMQVGAGMSLPMAHPLILLPVDHFNPFASST